The following are encoded together in the uncultured Sphaerochaeta sp. genome:
- a CDS encoding carbohydrate ABC transporter permease, translating to MIHPFGNKKTSVVDTLYSALILLAVVGICTIMIYPFIFTLSASFSNPDSIVRNEVTFLPKGPLNIEAYKILFNNDRIWIGYGNTLFYTVFGTLINLAITVLAAYPMSRRQFQGYRFINIFISITMFISATGMMIPLFLVVRSLNLLDTRLSLLIVFAAFPYYIILLRSFFQGLPEEMFEAARLDGASEISILIKIVLPLSGAALATIGLYYAINRWNGYFWAMIFLRDEMKHPLQVVLRELIVLASMGEEMDANLTRSTTNAEAIKYGAIVLATLPIAVIYPFIQKFFVKGATLGSVKG from the coding sequence GTGATTCATCCCTTTGGTAACAAAAAAACATCTGTAGTAGATACTCTATATTCAGCCCTTATTCTTCTGGCGGTAGTGGGTATCTGTACGATAATGATATACCCCTTCATCTTTACCTTATCAGCATCATTCTCCAATCCTGATTCAATTGTGAGAAATGAAGTGACATTCCTTCCAAAAGGCCCTTTAAACATTGAGGCTTATAAGATCCTCTTCAATAACGATAGAATTTGGATTGGATACGGGAATACCCTATTTTATACAGTTTTCGGAACACTGATTAACCTAGCAATCACCGTCTTGGCTGCTTATCCGATGTCCAGGAGACAGTTCCAAGGGTACCGTTTTATTAATATTTTTATTTCCATCACCATGTTCATTTCAGCAACAGGTATGATGATTCCCTTGTTTCTTGTTGTCCGGTCGCTCAACCTTCTGGATACAAGATTGTCATTGCTAATTGTATTTGCGGCTTTCCCATATTATATCATCTTGCTTCGTTCGTTTTTTCAAGGATTACCTGAAGAAATGTTTGAGGCTGCAAGACTGGATGGGGCCAGCGAGATATCCATACTGATAAAAATTGTCCTCCCACTATCAGGTGCTGCACTTGCTACGATTGGGTTGTACTACGCAATCAATCGATGGAACGGCTATTTTTGGGCTATGATTTTCTTAAGAGATGAAATGAAACATCCACTCCAAGTAGTATTAAGAGAACTGATAGTACTTGCCTCAATGGGCGAAGAGATGGATGCCAATCTAACAAGAAGCACTACAAATGCAGAAGCTATCAAATATGGCGCGATTGTATTGGCAACGTTACCTATAGCGGTGATATATCCATTTATTCAGAAATTTTTTGTAAAAGGTGCCACCCTAGGTTCCGTCAAAGGGTAA
- a CDS encoding ABC transporter permease subunit produces the protein MKNLRKKKFKLIDNKALWIMLIPVLAYFIVFKYIPMAGVIIAFQRYSPFKGVFESTWVGFEYFKQFFTSIYFGRVIRNTLMIGLFDVAFGFPAPIILALLLNALTNKHVKKVTQTITLLPHFVSFVVVAGLAINMLSPSTGVINTLRMHLGLDSIYFFQEPNYFWIIFTVIKIIKEAGFSAIIYLAALTTIDPTLYEAAICDGANRFQQLKHVTFPALVPTILIMFIIKIGRIISISFEEVLLLQNDVILSTSEVISTLVYRRGLVNADYSFATAVGLLETILALFLVVSSNAIVRRIKSDSSLW, from the coding sequence ATGAAAAACCTCAGGAAGAAGAAATTCAAACTAATAGATAACAAAGCTTTGTGGATTATGTTGATCCCAGTATTGGCTTACTTCATCGTATTCAAGTACATTCCCATGGCTGGGGTAATTATTGCTTTCCAACGATACAGCCCTTTTAAAGGTGTCTTTGAGAGTACTTGGGTTGGATTTGAATACTTCAAACAATTTTTTACATCTATTTATTTCGGTAGAGTGATAAGAAATACCTTGATGATTGGTTTGTTTGATGTTGCGTTTGGCTTTCCGGCTCCCATCATTCTAGCACTATTGCTTAATGCGCTCACCAATAAACATGTGAAAAAAGTTACGCAAACAATCACACTACTCCCTCACTTTGTATCCTTTGTAGTCGTTGCCGGCCTCGCAATCAACATGCTATCTCCTAGCACAGGTGTCATAAACACATTGCGCATGCACTTAGGTTTGGATTCAATATATTTTTTCCAGGAGCCAAATTATTTTTGGATTATCTTCACTGTCATTAAAATCATTAAAGAAGCAGGTTTTTCTGCAATTATCTATCTTGCTGCACTAACTACTATAGACCCTACGCTCTATGAAGCTGCTATCTGTGATGGAGCAAATAGATTTCAACAATTAAAACACGTAACATTCCCTGCACTGGTTCCAACCATTTTGATCATGTTCATTATCAAGATAGGAAGGATTATTTCCATCAGTTTTGAAGAAGTATTGTTGCTTCAAAATGATGTCATCTTATCCACTTCAGAGGTTATCAGCACTTTGGTGTACAGACGGGGCTTGGTGAATGCCGACTACAGCTTTGCCACTGCCGTTGGCCTTTTAGAGACAATACTAGCCTTGTTCCTGGTGGTATCTTCCAATGCAATCGTAAGGAGAATAAAAAGTGATTCATCCCTTTGGTAA
- a CDS encoding GntR family transcriptional regulator: MQSLINCNDIHSNIKQLYYTIVYTIIHRWYHLGMNEKSMKKYEIIARKILEQIEKGVFKEGELIPPVRDLAKLYDVSPQTANKATAHLVGLGILSSRQGSGSVVTKQVENHTHETIPMLIDKARATYIQGFNNALGYHGKEIYLAYLHAMEQCEENAQLIIYDNASKTIPNIDSLSRAKGLLVQGSLPPNYLEFIQEHDIPTVVLNKEIKCANKGRIGSVLMDYYGLEQLCTYLASLGHSKILYAFSVEFEMTEVYEHRLKIIQESLSGIFNSSKYTLHTFNFSKDKSEDGARLRDLHKDGFSAMICYNDITALRAYDLLHQLQIRIPEEMSVSGFDDLFMAEIAAPPLTTVRIDRTQFVEASLSLLRELIATKGTAYPIRKSRTELILRRSCWKSNT, from the coding sequence TTGCAGTCACTGATAAATTGTAATGATATTCATTCCAATATCAAACAATTGTATTACACAATAGTTTACACAATCATACATAGGTGGTATCATTTAGGAATGAATGAAAAGAGCATGAAAAAGTATGAAATTATAGCAAGAAAAATACTTGAACAAATAGAAAAAGGGGTTTTTAAAGAAGGAGAACTCATTCCTCCAGTTCGTGACTTGGCAAAACTGTATGATGTCAGCCCCCAGACTGCAAACAAGGCAACAGCACATCTCGTTGGGCTTGGGATTCTCTCCTCCAGGCAAGGATCCGGTTCAGTGGTTACAAAACAGGTAGAGAACCATACACACGAAACCATACCAATGTTGATCGACAAAGCCCGTGCTACCTATATCCAAGGATTCAACAATGCTCTTGGATACCACGGAAAAGAAATCTATTTAGCTTATCTACATGCCATGGAACAATGCGAAGAAAATGCACAACTCATTATCTATGATAATGCATCCAAAACTATACCTAATATAGATTCACTCTCTCGTGCAAAAGGCTTGCTCGTGCAAGGTTCTCTTCCTCCAAACTATCTAGAATTCATCCAGGAACATGACATACCCACTGTTGTGCTTAATAAAGAAATAAAGTGTGCAAACAAGGGAAGAATAGGATCAGTACTCATGGATTACTATGGTCTGGAACAACTCTGTACCTATTTAGCAAGCCTCGGACATTCTAAGATTCTTTATGCATTTTCTGTTGAATTCGAAATGACCGAAGTATATGAACATCGTTTGAAGATAATACAGGAATCGTTGAGCGGCATTTTCAACAGTTCCAAATACACTCTCCATACATTTAATTTTTCCAAAGATAAAAGCGAGGATGGTGCTAGACTACGCGATCTTCATAAAGATGGATTCAGTGCAATGATCTGCTACAACGACATAACAGCATTACGTGCCTATGACCTATTGCATCAACTCCAAATAAGAATTCCAGAAGAAATGTCTGTTTCCGGGTTTGATGATCTTTTTATGGCAGAAATTGCCGCTCCTCCCCTAACTACTGTCAGGATAGACAGAACGCAATTTGTGGAAGCCTCTCTCTCACTATTACGGGAATTGATTGCTACAAAAGGGACTGCGTATCCTATAAGAAAATCAAGAACGGAATTGATACTTAGACGTTCGTGCTGGAAATCAAACACCTGA
- the radC gene encoding DNA repair protein RadC, which yields MKYQINQPTERRIKEMAVCDRPRERLIQRGAEALSDQELLSILIGSGNRDRSVIAIAKDLLALLDRKPMATNEDLMAIGGLGMAKATLIGAALELGRRRLPAKRRQISTPGDIFPLIRHYAGRMQEHFLSICLNGAHEVLSVNVCSIGLVNRTLVHPREVFGEAVRQRATAILVAHNHPSGNLEPSVEDKDVTRRLKQAGDILGIKVLDHLIFSEEGYLSMLEGNLF from the coding sequence ATGAAATACCAAATAAACCAACCAACAGAACGACGAATCAAAGAGATGGCTGTCTGCGACCGACCAAGGGAGCGCCTGATCCAGCGTGGGGCTGAGGCACTCAGTGACCAGGAACTACTCTCGATCCTTATCGGGAGTGGAAATCGTGACCGCTCAGTTATTGCTATTGCAAAAGATCTTCTGGCACTGCTGGACAGGAAACCCATGGCTACCAATGAAGACCTGATGGCCATAGGAGGACTTGGTATGGCGAAGGCTACCCTCATAGGGGCAGCCCTGGAGCTTGGAAGGAGAAGACTCCCTGCCAAACGAAGGCAAATCTCTACTCCAGGGGACATCTTTCCCCTGATCAGGCACTATGCAGGACGAATGCAGGAGCACTTCTTGAGTATCTGTTTGAACGGAGCCCATGAGGTGCTCTCGGTGAATGTATGCTCCATAGGATTGGTAAACCGTACACTCGTGCATCCCAGAGAAGTCTTCGGAGAAGCAGTGCGCCAGCGTGCCACGGCCATCCTGGTAGCCCATAATCACCCCAGTGGCAATCTTGAGCCGAGTGTGGAGGATAAGGATGTAACGAGGAGGCTGAAGCAAGCAGGGGATATTCTGGGTATTAAGGTACTGGACCATTTAATCTTCAGTGAGGAGGGATATTTATCCATGCTGGAGGGAAATCTGTTCTAG
- a CDS encoding ABC transporter substrate-binding protein: MKRLLALLLLVMLATQGLFALGQEEAPEAGVTTITWWHYGSGLAGKAVDSIVQEFNETVGKEKHIQVNAVFQGKANDVLTKTKSILQSGSTKDLPDLAQFDGSAVLDIRDVPSLIPMENLAVQDGYDLNQLLEAARLSVTYKNKMIAMPFNSSTILLYYNKTAFEEAGIATPPTTLAELGNVAKTLVQKDVKGNITRYGFANVPTTYELIVWLGQQNGMSYITDNENGHLGNPTKVLFDEKGTMVNFLTRWKELYATGAVENLTSDVNGAFASGRVAMIVASTSKLTTIHSMVADRFEVGVAHFPAVDEQATGGVNVGGGALYAFDNQSGNGDAAWEFVKFATSPEQQFNWHIATGYFPVHHDTYAMKAFQNHIEENPHYRVAIEQLMKSNPKMQGIWVPSAYQIYYAFQSGILRMLEEDLSPDETSKTLAQEINGYFEEYLRMQGE, encoded by the coding sequence ATGAAACGATTACTTGCTTTGTTACTGCTTGTCATGTTGGCTACCCAGGGGCTCTTCGCTCTCGGGCAGGAGGAGGCCCCAGAGGCCGGAGTGACCACCATTACCTGGTGGCATTATGGAAGTGGACTTGCCGGAAAAGCAGTCGATTCCATTGTGCAGGAGTTCAACGAAACCGTTGGAAAGGAAAAACACATCCAGGTCAATGCAGTCTTCCAGGGAAAAGCAAACGATGTTCTTACCAAGACCAAGTCAATCTTACAGTCAGGAAGCACGAAGGACCTGCCCGATCTGGCCCAGTTCGATGGATCGGCTGTGTTGGATATCCGCGATGTGCCTTCCCTGATTCCGATGGAAAATCTGGCAGTACAGGATGGGTATGACCTGAACCAACTCCTCGAGGCCGCCCGTCTCTCGGTAACCTATAAGAATAAGATGATTGCCATGCCATTCAACAGCTCAACCATTCTTCTTTACTACAACAAGACCGCATTTGAGGAGGCTGGTATAGCTACCCCTCCAACAACCTTGGCGGAACTTGGAAATGTTGCCAAGACATTGGTACAGAAGGATGTGAAAGGAAACATCACCCGCTATGGTTTTGCAAATGTCCCAACCACCTATGAGCTGATCGTGTGGCTCGGGCAACAAAATGGGATGAGTTACATCACTGATAATGAAAATGGACACCTCGGCAATCCTACAAAGGTACTCTTTGATGAGAAGGGGACCATGGTGAACTTCCTCACCCGATGGAAGGAACTCTATGCCACTGGGGCGGTAGAAAATCTTACCAGCGATGTGAATGGCGCCTTCGCCAGTGGACGAGTTGCCATGATCGTCGCTTCTACCAGCAAGCTTACAACCATCCACTCCATGGTTGCTGACCGGTTTGAGGTAGGAGTTGCCCACTTCCCGGCTGTCGATGAGCAGGCAACAGGAGGGGTGAATGTTGGTGGTGGTGCCCTCTATGCGTTTGACAATCAATCAGGCAACGGAGATGCTGCATGGGAATTCGTAAAGTTCGCGACCAGCCCTGAGCAGCAGTTTAATTGGCACATTGCAACCGGCTACTTCCCGGTACACCACGACACATACGCCATGAAGGCTTTCCAGAACCACATCGAGGAGAATCCTCACTACAGGGTGGCCATAGAGCAACTGATGAAGAGCAATCCCAAGATGCAGGGCATCTGGGTTCCCAGTGCTTATCAGATCTACTATGCATTCCAGAGTGGAATACTCAGGATGCTGGAAGAGGACCTCTCTCCCGATGAGACCAGCAAAACCCTCGCACAAGAAATTAATGGGTATTTTGAAGAGTATTTGAGGATGCAGGGAGAATAA
- a CDS encoding MerR family transcriptional regulator → MQGNTYRIGELARKCNVTARTIRYYESLGLLKTNSRSEGGQRYYTDADVVYLNRIAELKELDFSLNEIRSIILMGSDDATGEKRRNELLKQYRSKLSEALERQAALEKRISDLTWHVQQLETNDDFQQCPGLMCKNCTFRERCRFKELS, encoded by the coding sequence ATGCAGGGAAATACCTATCGTATCGGAGAGTTGGCTAGGAAATGCAATGTCACCGCACGGACCATCAGATATTATGAGTCCCTGGGGTTGCTGAAAACCAATTCCCGTTCAGAAGGTGGTCAACGCTACTATACTGATGCAGATGTGGTGTATCTCAACCGAATTGCAGAGTTGAAGGAATTGGATTTCTCTCTGAATGAGATTCGCTCAATAATCCTGATGGGCAGTGATGACGCAACTGGAGAGAAGCGTCGTAATGAGTTGCTCAAACAGTACCGGAGCAAGCTCAGTGAAGCCCTGGAGAGGCAAGCTGCCCTGGAAAAACGTATCTCTGATCTTACCTGGCATGTACAGCAGTTGGAAACCAATGATGACTTTCAGCAATGTCCCGGCCTGATGTGCAAGAACTGCACCTTCCGGGAACGATGTAGATTCAAGGAACTATCGTAA